In Primulina eburnea isolate SZY01 chromosome 3, ASM2296580v1, whole genome shotgun sequence, one DNA window encodes the following:
- the LOC140827738 gene encoding uncharacterized WD repeat-containing protein C2A9.03-like isoform X1: MSYYEVGQVEYMVDDGDVTDSVDTIDEEYYPAEDANLDEYDMLMKVTDTSAAQARNGKDIQGIPWDRLNIKRESYRQTRLEQYKNYENLPSSGDSVDKSLKGYRLTEKGDKYFDFFHNTRLVKPTILHFQLRNLVWATSKHDVYLISNYSIMHWSSLFNNLTEVLNFSGQIVPTERNPGTLFEGFTQMQLSTLAVKDRFMVVGGFHGELVCKNVDKPGVSFCARTTYEENAITNAIEIFDCSSGGLHFMVSNNDCGVREYDMERFQLLNHFCFPWPVNHTSMNPDGKLLTVVGDDCDGILFDTHNRKKIASIVGHLDYSFASAWHPNGRIFATGNQDKTCRVWDLRKLSMPVATLKGNIGAFRSIHFSKDGKFMVVAEAADFVHVYNIHENFEKRQEIDLFGEISGASLSPDDESLYIGVWDRTYASLLQYNRRHSYGYLDSLV; this comes from the exons atgtcatattatgaGGTTGGTCAGGTGGAATATATGGTGGATGATGGTGATGTCACCGATTCTGTAGATACAATTGATGAGGAATATTATCCAGCTGAAGATGCAAATCTTGATGAGTATGATATG CTCATGAAGGTGACTGATACATCGGCCGCACAAGCAAGAAACGGAAAAGATATACAGGGTATACCATGGGATAGGTTGAATATTAAAAGGGAAAGTTACAGGCAGACAAGGCTTGAACAGTATAAGAATTATGAGAATTTACCTTCATCTGGTGACTCTGTTGATAAG TCTTTGAAGGGATATAGACTGACAGAGAAAGGAGACAAATACTTTGATTTCTTTCATAATACAAGATTAGTAAAGCCTACAATCCTTCATTTTCAG CTAAGGAATTTGGTGTGGGCTACGTCAAAACATGATGTATATCTTATTTCAAATTATTCGATTATGCATTGGTCATCTTTATTCAACAACTTGACTGAAGTCCTCAACTTCTCGGGGCAAATTGTGCCAACAGAG AGAAATCCAGGAACCTTATTTGAAGGGTTCACTCAAATGCAGTTAAGCACTTTGGCTGTGAAGGATCGTTTTATGGTGGTAGGTGGCTTCCATGGAGAACTTGTCTGCAAG AATGTTGATAAACCAGGCGTAAGCTTTTGCGCAAGGACCACATATGAGGAGAATGCTATTACAAATGCCATCGAAATATTTGACTGTTCCAG TGGTGGACTCCATTTCATGGTATCCAACAATGACTGTGGTGTAAGAGAATATGACATGGAAAGGTTTCAGCTCTTAAACCACTTCTGTTTCCCATGGCCAGTTAAT CACACATCCATGAACCCAGACGGCAAGCTTCTGACGGTAGTTGGAGACGACTGCGATGGAATACTTTTTGACACTCACAATAGGAAG AAAATCGCCTCAATAGTTGGCCACCTAGACTACTCGTTCGCTTCTGCATGGCACCCAAATGGGAGGATCTTTGCCACAGGAAATCAAGATAAGACGTGCCGAGTGTGGGACTTGAGGAAACTTTCCATGCCTGTAGCAACCCTCAAAGGAAATATTGGTGCATTTAGATCTATCCATTTCTCTAAAGACGGGAAATTTATGGTTGTAGCCGAAGCTGCAGATTTCGTGCATGTGTACaatatccatgaaaatttcgaGAAGAGGCAAGAGATTGATTTGTTCGGGGAGATATCTGGTGCATCTCTAAGTCCAGACGATGAATCTCTCTATATTGGAGTCTGGGACCGAACATACGCAAGCTTACTACAGTACAATCGGAGACACTCCTATGGATATCTCGATTCGCTCGTGTGA
- the LOC140827738 gene encoding uncharacterized WD repeat-containing protein C2A9.03-like isoform X2 gives MSYYEVGQVEYMVDDGDVTDSVDTIDEEYYPAEDANLDEYDMLMKVTDTSAAQARNGKDIQGIPWDRLNIKRESYRQTRLEQYKNYENLPSSGDSVDKGYRLTEKGDKYFDFFHNTRLVKPTILHFQLRNLVWATSKHDVYLISNYSIMHWSSLFNNLTEVLNFSGQIVPTERNPGTLFEGFTQMQLSTLAVKDRFMVVGGFHGELVCKNVDKPGVSFCARTTYEENAITNAIEIFDCSSGGLHFMVSNNDCGVREYDMERFQLLNHFCFPWPVNHTSMNPDGKLLTVVGDDCDGILFDTHNRKKIASIVGHLDYSFASAWHPNGRIFATGNQDKTCRVWDLRKLSMPVATLKGNIGAFRSIHFSKDGKFMVVAEAADFVHVYNIHENFEKRQEIDLFGEISGASLSPDDESLYIGVWDRTYASLLQYNRRHSYGYLDSLV, from the exons atgtcatattatgaGGTTGGTCAGGTGGAATATATGGTGGATGATGGTGATGTCACCGATTCTGTAGATACAATTGATGAGGAATATTATCCAGCTGAAGATGCAAATCTTGATGAGTATGATATG CTCATGAAGGTGACTGATACATCGGCCGCACAAGCAAGAAACGGAAAAGATATACAGGGTATACCATGGGATAGGTTGAATATTAAAAGGGAAAGTTACAGGCAGACAAGGCTTGAACAGTATAAGAATTATGAGAATTTACCTTCATCTGGTGACTCTGTTGATAAG GGATATAGACTGACAGAGAAAGGAGACAAATACTTTGATTTCTTTCATAATACAAGATTAGTAAAGCCTACAATCCTTCATTTTCAG CTAAGGAATTTGGTGTGGGCTACGTCAAAACATGATGTATATCTTATTTCAAATTATTCGATTATGCATTGGTCATCTTTATTCAACAACTTGACTGAAGTCCTCAACTTCTCGGGGCAAATTGTGCCAACAGAG AGAAATCCAGGAACCTTATTTGAAGGGTTCACTCAAATGCAGTTAAGCACTTTGGCTGTGAAGGATCGTTTTATGGTGGTAGGTGGCTTCCATGGAGAACTTGTCTGCAAG AATGTTGATAAACCAGGCGTAAGCTTTTGCGCAAGGACCACATATGAGGAGAATGCTATTACAAATGCCATCGAAATATTTGACTGTTCCAG TGGTGGACTCCATTTCATGGTATCCAACAATGACTGTGGTGTAAGAGAATATGACATGGAAAGGTTTCAGCTCTTAAACCACTTCTGTTTCCCATGGCCAGTTAAT CACACATCCATGAACCCAGACGGCAAGCTTCTGACGGTAGTTGGAGACGACTGCGATGGAATACTTTTTGACACTCACAATAGGAAG AAAATCGCCTCAATAGTTGGCCACCTAGACTACTCGTTCGCTTCTGCATGGCACCCAAATGGGAGGATCTTTGCCACAGGAAATCAAGATAAGACGTGCCGAGTGTGGGACTTGAGGAAACTTTCCATGCCTGTAGCAACCCTCAAAGGAAATATTGGTGCATTTAGATCTATCCATTTCTCTAAAGACGGGAAATTTATGGTTGTAGCCGAAGCTGCAGATTTCGTGCATGTGTACaatatccatgaaaatttcgaGAAGAGGCAAGAGATTGATTTGTTCGGGGAGATATCTGGTGCATCTCTAAGTCCAGACGATGAATCTCTCTATATTGGAGTCTGGGACCGAACATACGCAAGCTTACTACAGTACAATCGGAGACACTCCTATGGATATCTCGATTCGCTCGTGTGA
- the LOC140827738 gene encoding uncharacterized WD repeat-containing protein C2A9.03-like isoform X3 has protein sequence MRIYLHLVTLLIRLTEKGDKYFDFFHNTRLVKPTILHFQLRNLVWATSKHDVYLISNYSIMHWSSLFNNLTEVLNFSGQIVPTERNPGTLFEGFTQMQLSTLAVKDRFMVVGGFHGELVCKNVDKPGVSFCARTTYEENAITNAIEIFDCSSGGLHFMVSNNDCGVREYDMERFQLLNHFCFPWPVNHTSMNPDGKLLTVVGDDCDGILFDTHNRKKIASIVGHLDYSFASAWHPNGRIFATGNQDKTCRVWDLRKLSMPVATLKGNIGAFRSIHFSKDGKFMVVAEAADFVHVYNIHENFEKRQEIDLFGEISGASLSPDDESLYIGVWDRTYASLLQYNRRHSYGYLDSLV, from the exons ATGAGAATTTACCTTCATCTGGTGACTCTGTTGATAAG ACTGACAGAGAAAGGAGACAAATACTTTGATTTCTTTCATAATACAAGATTAGTAAAGCCTACAATCCTTCATTTTCAG CTAAGGAATTTGGTGTGGGCTACGTCAAAACATGATGTATATCTTATTTCAAATTATTCGATTATGCATTGGTCATCTTTATTCAACAACTTGACTGAAGTCCTCAACTTCTCGGGGCAAATTGTGCCAACAGAG AGAAATCCAGGAACCTTATTTGAAGGGTTCACTCAAATGCAGTTAAGCACTTTGGCTGTGAAGGATCGTTTTATGGTGGTAGGTGGCTTCCATGGAGAACTTGTCTGCAAG AATGTTGATAAACCAGGCGTAAGCTTTTGCGCAAGGACCACATATGAGGAGAATGCTATTACAAATGCCATCGAAATATTTGACTGTTCCAG TGGTGGACTCCATTTCATGGTATCCAACAATGACTGTGGTGTAAGAGAATATGACATGGAAAGGTTTCAGCTCTTAAACCACTTCTGTTTCCCATGGCCAGTTAAT CACACATCCATGAACCCAGACGGCAAGCTTCTGACGGTAGTTGGAGACGACTGCGATGGAATACTTTTTGACACTCACAATAGGAAG AAAATCGCCTCAATAGTTGGCCACCTAGACTACTCGTTCGCTTCTGCATGGCACCCAAATGGGAGGATCTTTGCCACAGGAAATCAAGATAAGACGTGCCGAGTGTGGGACTTGAGGAAACTTTCCATGCCTGTAGCAACCCTCAAAGGAAATATTGGTGCATTTAGATCTATCCATTTCTCTAAAGACGGGAAATTTATGGTTGTAGCCGAAGCTGCAGATTTCGTGCATGTGTACaatatccatgaaaatttcgaGAAGAGGCAAGAGATTGATTTGTTCGGGGAGATATCTGGTGCATCTCTAAGTCCAGACGATGAATCTCTCTATATTGGAGTCTGGGACCGAACATACGCAAGCTTACTACAGTACAATCGGAGACACTCCTATGGATATCTCGATTCGCTCGTGTGA